A portion of the Lolium rigidum isolate FL_2022 chromosome 1, APGP_CSIRO_Lrig_0.1, whole genome shotgun sequence genome contains these proteins:
- the LOC124680232 gene encoding zealexin A1 synthase-like — translation MEDTSEYCYLGWALVSLALLLATLRWRLTANNGLRLPPGPWQLPFIGSLHHMAGQLPHRALRELAQRHGPVMLLRLGEVPTLVLSSPEAAREVMKIQDLVFATRPLTPTMSVVTCGGRDIIFAPYGEYWRHLRKIVVTELLVARRVASFRAIREEEVAAMLHEVGSAAAAGCQVDMRARLSTVVSDTTFRAVMGDRCKQRELFLRELDNLVGLATGFNPVDLWPSSWLVRRFSGTLRRAEENHALVYGIIRGVIQDHLDRNKQGEEDEDMLDVLLKIHKDGEIDMVAVEAVIFDLFAAGSETSATTLEWAMAELVKNPRVMKKVTAEVRRAFKASGTVVEDRLGEVPYLHLVIRETLRMHGPAPLLLPRQCQEPCQVMGFDVPKGTQVIVNAWALGHDERCWPDGTEEFRPERFQAGAKAAAVDFRGTDFELLPFGAGRRMCPGMAFGLASVELPLASLLLHFDWEAPDMAGFDMTEAFGVTARRKADLLLRPSLRVPVPSL, via the exons ATGGAGGACACCTCTGAGTACTGCTACCTCGGCTGGGCTCTCGTGTCGCTGGCGCTGCTGCTTGCAACGTTGAGGTGGCGCTTGACGGCCAACAATGGGTTGCGGCTGCCGCCAGGTCCGTGGCAGCTGCCGTTCATTGGCAGCCTGCACCACATGGCCGGGCAGCTTCCTCACCGTGCCCTGCGCGAGCTGGCGCAGCGCCACGGGCCGGTGATGCTTCTCCGTCTGGGCGAGGTGCCCACGCTGGTGCTGTCGTCCCCGGAGGCAGCCCGCGAGGTGATGAAGATCCAGGACCTGGTGTTCGCGACGCGGCCGCTGACGCCCACCATGAGCGTAGTGACCTGCGGCGGGCGAGACATCATCTTCGCGCCGTACGGCGAGTACTGGCGCCACCTCCGGAAGATCGTCGTCACGGAGCTCCTCGTGGCGCGCCGCGTCGCCTCTTTCCGCGCCATCCGCGAGGAGGAAGTGGCGGCCATGCTGCATGAGGTCGggtccgccgccgcggccggctgCCAGGTGGATATGCGCGCCCGGCTGTCCACGGTCGTCTCCGACACCACGTTCCGCGCCGTCATGGGCGACCGGTGTAAGCAGCGTGAGCTGTTCCTGCGAGAGCTCGACAACCTCGTTGGGCTCGCGACGGGGTTTAACCCCGTGGACCTGTGGCCGTCGTCATGGCTCGTCAGACGCTTCAGCGGCACCCTGCGCCGCGCCGAGGAGAACCACGCCCTGGTGTACGGTATCATCAGGGGCGTTATCCAGGACCATCTCGACAGGAATAAGCAgggcgaagaagacgaggacatgcTTGACGTGCTGCTCAAAATACACAAGGATGGTGAGATCGACATGGTCGCAGTCGAAGCCGTCATCTTT GATCTCTTCGCCGCCGGCAGCGAGACATCGGCAACAACGTTGGAATGGGCCATGGCGGAGCTGGTTAAGAACCCAAGGGTGATGAAGAAGGTGACGGCCGAGGTGCGCCGAGCCTTCAAGGCCAGTGGCACGGTGGTCGAGGATAGGCTCGGAGAGGTGCCGTACCTGCACCTTGTCATACGGGAGACGCTTCGTATGCACGGCCCGGCGCCGCTGCTACTCCCACGCCAGTGCCAGGAACCATGCCAGGTGATGGGCTTCGACGTGCCGAAGGGCACGCAGGTGATCGTCAACGCCTGGGCGCTGGGCCATGACGAGCGGTGCTGGCCCGACGGTACCGAGGAGTTCCGGCCGGAGCGATTCCAGGCCGGCGCCAaagcggcggcggtggatttCAGGGGCACCGATTTCGAGCTCCTGCCGTTCGGCGCCGGCCGGAGGATGTGCCCTGGGATGGCGTTCGGCCTTGCCAGCGTGGAGCTCCCGCTCGCCAGCCTGCTGCTCCACTTCGACTGGGAAGCGCCGGACATGGCTGGGTTCGACATGACTGAGGCGTTCGGCGTCACCGCGCGGCGGAAGGCCGACCTCCTCCTGCGTCCTTCCCTCCGGGTGCCCGTGCCAAGCCTCTGA